tgacgtcaagaggtcacaggggacgaacgcgaaactccgcccgaatgtttacaagcgtcttgaaagaggaccgttcctacaatGTTGTATGTAAACTGATACTAGTTAatttctttgtgtcagtttattgtttacaatggtccgcaaatgtgcgttttatatatgtaacacgtgacctccccacgtcactacgcatttacgttaggtcgcactGGACCGGACCTACTCGAAAAGTTGTGCTTCAAAAGTACATATCTTTATCTtccctgtcaaaaatgacaatcgttttgctagatatgACCCTTACagtatgccttgtttgggattgtttatagtcctttgaaactccgccgAAAAAAACTGCCAAGTGTCGAGTTAAGTATCAATTGTTGGTGTccatcaaagtccatcaaaataagaaaaatcctgcaatgctctcctcaaaaaacacaatctcttctggactgaacaaagaaagacatgaacatttttcttttcagaaaatggaatattcctttaatgaacTGATTTTTTAGGTTTTAGGTATCGTTAGAATCAGTATTCAGATTCAAGAtttacaaaaacacttttaattAGAACAGCGTGAAATGTGAAACTCATAACCCAGGATTCTGTTAACCCGGGGTTTAGAATAACCTTGGgctaactatttcgagttaggAAAACCCTAATGtcacaatactgtatattacGTTCTGTCGAGCCTGTTTTCATGGTTGTACTAGTTGTTGTGGACACTGCGAAGAGAGACAAGAGAAAATATGATAGTTTATTATTATCGCTGTGATTAATGACTACAgaagggcttttcacacttgaAATAGTTAACCCCAGGTTATTCTAAACACCGGATTTAACAGAATCCTGGGTTATGAGTTTCACGTTTCATGCTGTTCGtactaaaagtgtttttgtaaaTCTTGAATCTGAATACTGATTCTAATGATACCTAAACCCTGGGTTTACAGAATCCTGTGAAGAGTTTCACATTTTACACTGTTTATACTTTACCAggggttaagcgcagtgtgaaaagacAAAGACGGAAAACAGTCTCCTTAAACTGATGAATTGATTATCTAAGTTTTAGGATTGTTAGAATCAGTATTCAGATTCAAGTTGGacaaaaaacacttttagtgTGAACATTGTGAAACCTGGAACTCATAACCCAGGATTCTGTTAACCTGGGGTTTAGAATAACCTCGGGAAACCTATTTGAAGTGTGAAAACCTTAATGTCACACaatattatatattacattCTGTCGAGCCTGTTGTTATGGTTGTCATGGTTGTACTGGTTGTTGTGGACACTGAGAAGAGAGACAAGAGAAAATATATGAATTTATATTGCCACTGTGATTAATGACTACAgaagggcttttcacacctgaaatAGTTAACCCCAGGTTATTCTAAACCCCGGGTTAACAGAATCCTGTGAAGAGTTTCACATTTTACACTGTTTATACTTTACCAggggttaagcgcagtgtgaaaagacTAAGACAGAAGACAGTCTCATTAAACTGATGAATTGATTATCTAAGTTTAAAGTATCGTTAGAATCAGTATTCAGATTGAAGTTCtacaaaaaattttttagtaTGAACAGTTTGAAACGTGAAACTCAACCCAGGATTCTGTTAACCAAGGGTTTAGAATAACCTCTGGTAACCTATTTCAAGTGAGAAAACCCTAATGTCACACTACTGTATATTACGTTCTGTCGAGCCTGTTGCCATGGTTGTTTTGGACACTGGGCAGTACCCTgtgtaaaaaaaggaaaataaagtaaaacaacaccaacaaaaCACTGAAGTTCCACAACTTTGAATTTAACTTAACGGTAGTTTTTGTTATATTATTGTATTGGTGCTGTTATTTGGACACATGGGGACAGCTGTTGCATATGAAAAACTGGGTAGATTTTAGTTATTATATTTTTGAATGATTTCGAGGAACTTACACTCGTAGTCAGGGCAACAGTTGCCAAGGTACTGACAAGAGCTCTTGCATGAACAATGGCCAAAGTCAATATCACAGTTATACGCGCAAAACACATTAATTTCTGAGgaaaagagaaaatatattaatttattattaccACTCTGATTATGAATGACTATAgaagggcttttcacacttaAAGTAGTTAACCCTTAGGTTATTCTAAACCACTGGTTATCAGAATCCTGGATTACAAGTTTCACACGGTTTATGCTaaaccaggggttaagagataaccctgggtattcataatctgaTGTTTCACattgtgcattcctaaacccttaAAGCAAAATCAAAATCTAGCATTTTAGAGAGCTGTGTAATTCTTCAGAGCAGGGTTTTATAAGACTAGGTTAGTTTCATGGATAAACCGCttcttaacccagggttaaggcAGGTTGTACGTACAGTCTCCTTAAACTAATgaacagattttttaggttttagGTATCATTAGAATCAGTATTCAGATTGAagataaaaaacacttttagtaTGAACATTGTGAAACGTGAAACTCATAACTCAGGACTCTGTTAACCCGTGGTTTAGAATAACCTCTGGTAACCTATTTCAAGTGTGAAAACCCTAATGTCACACAATATTGTATATTACGTTCTTCCGGGCCTGCCGTGGTTGTAGTGGTTGTTGTGGACACTGGGCAAACCCCTGAGTAAAAAAGAgagaatgaaataaaaacacttacaCAACAGATTTCTTCTGTCATATTATTATATTGGTTCAAATGTAATTTTGACACATGCGGAAAGCTGTTGGATATCAGAAGAGTAAGTTATAGGCATTATAATTCATGTGATTTAAAGAACTTACACTCAAAGTCAAAGCAACAGGTGCCATGGTACTGACAGGAGCTTTCGCAAGAGCAGACACCAAAGTCAAAGCCACAGTAATACTCACATGTGTGAATCTCAACTAAAGAGGGGAGAAATATGTTTTACTTATAATACAACATGCTGGTGTAATTTATaatcacagagagaacaaagcTTCCCCAAACAATGTGTGACTACTGACTGAAAATCAACTGTAAAAGAGAGATGCATTGATATATCAACCAATAATAGGTATCGGCCGATTAAAGCATTTTCCTCGATATCGgccaatagtttaaaaacagctgaTAGTCATGGCCAATTTTTCCtctcaatcaaaagagaacaggaaaagGCAATTCATTTGAGTACTGTCataaatgttcaatattaatgaaaTTTTGTCAATTAATAATATTCAGAAAATGTAATCCGCATATTTAAATATGACAGAAGTTactataaccaccaaactattgGTAATTTAAATATGACAGAAGTTactataaccaccaaactattgGTATCAGCGATTGGAAGTGCAGATGTTGAGTAATAATGATAATCAGTACATTCAGAGTCAATTAGAGTCAATAATGTTccttaaatttaaataaatgatcaaaccCCAATCTGTTGGATCCGGTTTATAAGTTGAGCAGTAGgctataaagaaaataaagaaaactgaATAAGtaaatttacattatgtaaggaTTTAtagtgaatatatatatatatattcagtcGGGAAGGATTTGTCTGTTTGATCAAAAACTCACTTGTAAAGTCAGGGCAACAGTTACCCAGATCTTGACAAGCACTGTAACATGCACAAGTGCCAACAAATGAGCCACAGCTATCCCTGCAGGAGGGGGAGCCATCTACAGAGGAGAAAAACAGATTTGACCCATTCCTCTTATGAGTGTGATATATGACTACTAAGAGATCATACAGCCTCTCTGTAAGTACTTAGTGAATATGCAAATGAGGGAAAGCTTTGGATTTCCATACGATACGGCCCGCAAAGGTGTCCAATCCGGCCCGCATGATGAtgtatacagttttattaaatattaaatacatattttaaaaacccttTCAGGCGGGTGTCGTGTTCGTTTTTAATATGAGAGACTTGCGGAAAGCAGCAAAACGCGGAACATAGACTAAACACGGTGCCCCAAAAGCCGTTTTATTGTTACCGCtccgctaaagatccactgattccggcgatccacttcgtgttttcctgaccgctccgcagcatctctgtgaCGGTGTTCACTCTCTGCCTGGAgagcgaagacgacagtttcCGAAGTccgttgcattaacaggtagattcattacattatatcagttgttaaaccacagaattagtaatttgtaagcttgtttatgtatttcttccgCTAATGATTTGCTGTCGATGTTCTAAAAGTGTTAACAACTTATCAaggaaacaacaacaaaatatccacattctTAGTATTAACGTTACAATGCGTGTCTAATTGATTTAATGTTCCcgatcagatctaagttaatataaacactacATTTGCTgctgttggcacactttgtagaaaaaacaaaaacaaagaaacagAGAATGGAAAGAGAGGctgctaaaggcagttcaacattgcacacatggattcaaagctccatcaaACCAACAGATAAATCATATTGAATGTTTAGCagactttaattcttgttattatatttcccattataatcacttgtctaagttgatgctagtaatataacacatcatatttataatacttcattaaaaccataataatagtaccaccccccatagtgccctttttgcttttgggccactgccccatctagcattatcattttctaaatgactgttctcattacaaagaaaagtgaatggtttataaataattttggcattaaggCAAAAGAAGTTAAATTAAAGCTTTTCAACCTAAGGCCAGTGGGTTTTGTACAGATGTAAATATCCTTTCATGAGTAATATCAGCCTTTGTGGCGGTGCTTTTAGATCTGAACAGCTGACTTTACATTTCTAATGTAGGTATACATTGTTGCTGGTCTAGTGGGTAGTGCTGCACAGTAGTTTGGACAGACATACTGTCAGCAATCTGAGCTCGAATCCCGCCTCGttgtatttctgttttattcatACCAAACATTGGTAAAGTTTGTAGCCCTTTTATGCCCAAGTATTATGCctaatttcatttttatctGAACTGCTGTCATCTTTTTGTCCATAGGATTGCatgcataaaaaaatgaatataataacgtTCAGTCCTCCATTTATTTACTTCTGATATTTGAACcgtgatgaaaaattaaatgtttgcaTTTACTAGAGAAGCAATTTCCAACaacaactcttttctttaaaatgtatgcTCGTAGTTGCTGTAAACTTGTAGTAACACTTTCAGTTTTAGTAGTGAAAAGGATTtagacctctttgtcacgtgctgttgccatggtgaaTTGTAATATTGGAGCTCCATTGGCTTTTCATAGGCCCTGTCcaaaatggcgcacttcatgtggacttgtGGCCTGAAATTGCGTGTGCTTGCTTAGAACTAACTCAGATCAGAAGTTCTGTAACTGAAAATGCAGAGTTTCCTATTTCAGAGAGTCAACTCAGAGTTTAAGTTTTAACTCGgagttggttgaacctccttattgaaacgGCCCCCAGAActcgcatcatgtttattttcttaattttgagAAAAGCACaagattttgtttttattgggagtggacacaaaaaaactagacagtttaacgttttaaatgatgtataaagcatatctgtatgtccgAAATCAACAGAGTAATCTAAGTCTTTTTGCAGAGAAATtgaaaataaagagtttgcggcgcccgcAGTCAACCCCAGAGTGTTAAGGTAGAGACTcaacaaacataaacaaaatatCAGATATCGAGTGCTGAACTGATATGCAGTACTTTAGTGCATCAAGCCTGGACTCTCTAGCAtattgaaaaagaaaaaacatcaaATACCTTCTgatcaggggcgtcatgcaccaattttttttaagggggcacagtgtcaacagctaacagaaatttgtgcatacacagacatcaaacgaaatattatagagctttcagtcttttccatggcacttacatttctaacaatctgaaaacccctgctttcatgcaaaaacctccaaaataaaagtgttgactaactttaatatcaaatactattcaattggaataatgacacatttgcatcatatttacatctgaaacggcatgttttatttatttaagtcttaatggcttgtttaattgtgtcattaatgcattttgcacaacaactgcattatcttataaaattaatgtaattttaaatccataaagtatataaacaacgaaaatgacataagctatagccacgtgattgattttaatgttcaataatgatttaaaaaaatatgtttagataaaattattagaggaacggatttttgcattaaagtttacctcatatgtgagcatgtgagattccgcgcccgcgtgaactctggcgaactttggcgttgtgccaagaagatgaatctctactaatataacgttgagacggtcacatttaaaaccatacattttctacacagaggaggttaactgcacattaccgtagtggggtttggaaatgttgtgagcgttt
This is a stretch of genomic DNA from Misgurnus anguillicaudatus chromosome 7, ASM2758022v2, whole genome shotgun sequence. It encodes these proteins:
- the LOC141365251 gene encoding uncharacterized protein isoform X3, producing the protein MYLLNKQQPQPQQQMAPPPAGIAVAHLLALVHVTVLVKIWVTVALTLQPTAQLINRIQQIGLRFTHVSITVALTLVSALAKAPVSTMAPVALTLSGFAQCPQQPLQPRQARKNKLMCFARITVILTLAIVHARALVSTLATVALTTSGTAQCPKQPWQQARQNCPQQLVQP
- the LOC141365251 gene encoding uncharacterized protein isoform X2 — translated: MYLLNKQQPQPQQQMAPPPAGIAVAHLLALVHVTVLVKIWVTVALTLQPTAQLINRIQQIGLRFTHVSITVALTLVSALAKAPVSTMAPVALTLSGFAQCPQQPLQPRQARKNKLMCFARITVILTLAIVHARALVSTLATVALTTSGTAQCPKQPWQQARQNCPQQPVQP
- the LOC141365251 gene encoding uncharacterized protein isoform X4; the encoded protein is MYLLNKQQPQPQQQMAPPPAGIAVAHLLALVHVTVLVKIWVTVALTLQPTAQLINRIQQIGLRFTHVSITVALTLVSALAKAPVSTMAPVALTLSGFAQCPQQPLQPRQARKNCPQQPVQP
- the LOC141365251 gene encoding uncharacterized protein isoform X1 → MYLLNKQQPQPQQQMAPPPAGIAVAHLLALVHVTVLVKIWVTVALTLQPTAQLINRIQQIGLRFTHVSITVALTLVSALAKAPVSTMAPVALTLSGFAQCPQQPLQPRQARKNKLMCFARITVILTLAIVHARALVSTLATVALTTSGTAQCPKQPWQQARQNIFMWITFASLAVILTLALVHARALVSTLATVALTTSRIAHRLQHHGHP